Proteins co-encoded in one Symmachiella macrocystis genomic window:
- a CDS encoding DUF1501 domain-containing protein produces MHDQTPELLDQTRRHFFSQCRYGLGAMALGSLLAGDGATPVRADVQSHPLAPRPPHFAPKAKRVIFMFMAGGPSQLELFNPRPKLTKLSGQVIPQSYVENKRFAFLNKDAKLLGSPQKFARHGESGQMISECLPYLSTIADKIAIVNSMTTDVFNHGPAKFFVNTGSARFGRPSIGAWVTYGIGSESTDLPGFVVLQSGPRGPRGGAPLWGSGFLPTTYQGVPFRSGKEPILNLSSPHGIDLNRQREFVDAVHDLNEMRRAVTADPEIATRISSYEMAYRMQSSAPALMDISGETRDTLEDYGVEGDKPSFARNCLLARRLIESGSRFVQLYHTDWDHHGGPGFEINKALNQRCHEVDRPSAALVKDLEQRGLLKDTLVVWGGEFGRTPQGEDRNGLLGRDHHIDAYSMWMAGGGIKGGQTLGQTDELGYYAVEDRVHVHDFQATLLHLLGLDHLKLTHRFQGRDFRLTDVHGKVVEKLLA; encoded by the coding sequence ATGCACGACCAAACTCCCGAATTGTTGGATCAAACGCGGCGACATTTCTTCTCCCAATGCCGTTACGGGCTGGGAGCAATGGCGCTCGGGTCGTTGCTGGCCGGTGACGGGGCGACGCCGGTACGGGCTGACGTGCAAAGTCATCCCCTTGCTCCACGTCCGCCGCACTTTGCTCCCAAAGCCAAACGCGTGATCTTTATGTTCATGGCGGGCGGGCCGAGCCAATTGGAGCTGTTCAATCCCCGTCCCAAACTGACCAAACTTTCCGGACAAGTGATCCCCCAGTCGTACGTCGAGAACAAACGTTTCGCCTTTCTCAACAAAGATGCCAAACTCCTCGGCTCGCCGCAGAAATTCGCCCGGCATGGCGAATCGGGCCAGATGATTTCCGAGTGCTTGCCCTACCTGTCGACGATCGCCGATAAAATCGCCATCGTCAATTCGATGACAACCGACGTCTTCAACCACGGCCCCGCTAAGTTCTTCGTCAACACCGGCTCCGCACGGTTCGGGCGTCCCAGCATCGGGGCATGGGTCACGTACGGTATCGGCAGCGAATCGACCGACTTGCCCGGCTTCGTCGTCCTGCAATCCGGCCCCCGCGGCCCGCGTGGCGGCGCGCCGCTCTGGGGAAGCGGATTTCTGCCGACGACGTATCAGGGCGTTCCCTTCCGTAGCGGCAAAGAACCGATCCTCAACCTCTCCTCGCCACACGGCATCGATTTGAACCGCCAGCGTGAATTTGTCGATGCAGTCCACGACCTGAATGAGATGCGGCGAGCGGTTACGGCTGATCCGGAAATCGCCACGCGGATTTCGTCCTACGAAATGGCCTACCGCATGCAGAGCAGCGCGCCGGCGCTGATGGATATTTCCGGCGAGACCCGCGACACGTTGGAGGACTACGGCGTCGAGGGGGACAAACCTTCCTTCGCCCGCAACTGCCTGTTGGCTCGCCGGCTGATCGAAAGTGGCAGCCGGTTTGTGCAGTTGTACCACACCGATTGGGACCACCACGGCGGACCGGGGTTTGAAATCAACAAGGCGCTCAACCAGCGGTGCCACGAAGTCGACCGTCCCTCGGCGGCGCTGGTCAAAGATCTCGAACAGCGCGGCCTGCTCAAGGACACGCTCGTGGTATGGGGCGGAGAGTTCGGCCGCACCCCGCAAGGCGAAGACCGCAACGGCCTGTTAGGCCGCGACCACCACATCGACGCCTATTCCATGTGGATGGCCGGCGGCGGCATCAAAGGAGGCCAAACCCTCGGCCAGACCGACGAGCTAGGCTACTACGCCGTCGAAGACCGCGTCCACGTCCACGACTTCCAAGCCACGTTGCTGCATCTGCTGGGCCTCGACCACCTAAAACTCACCCACCGCTTCCAAGGCCGCGACTTCCGGCTAACGGATGTGCATGGGAAGGTGGTGGAGAAGCTGTTGGCTTAA
- a CDS encoding PSD1 and planctomycete cytochrome C domain-containing protein, protein MLWRCTAVWFLLAGMLACCPSPSCAEEPTTDYLRDIKPLLKRACYRCHAAGKQTSGLRLDTARAALIGGDSGEAVVPGESAESLLYLVVSGSEDYEQMPPEGEGERLKPDEVALIKRWIDGGAKFPEQETPDDSAGSDHWSFQKPLRPEVPKTKNSTWIRNAIDAFVLTRLEEKQIAPSPEADRITLIRRLTFDLLGLPPTPEEVQQFLADTSSDAYEKLVDRLLASPHYGERWGRHWLDAARYADSNGYTIDGSRNMWHYRDWVINALNADMPFDQFTIQQIAGDMLPNATREQMIATGFHRNTLINEEGGTDQEQFRIDAVADRLHTTGAVWLGLTLECARCHTHKYDPITQREYYEMFAFFDADDDYDLNFPPPADKAAEFEKKLDKFNGEIAELDKKIAKAYGTPAEENGELKKLINTRTRKMRSKPKSPAGWAMVMKQREQPRVTHVHKRGNFLDPGDEVTAAVPAVLPPLPKSETHNRLDFAYWLVDGNNPLTARVTVNRMWQRYFGSGLVQTENDFGTQGERPSHPQLLDWLATEFIARGWSMKAMHKLIVTSATYRQASVYREEVAQVDPANRLLARQARLRLEAEIIRDAALATSGLLTRTIGGTGVFPPQPDGVYAFTQNDKKWKANTGPERYRRGMYTYFWRSQPFPALMTFDFPESNVTCTRRVRSNTPLQALTLANDVAFVETARALAQRILKEASPDDEERIRFAFQLCLAREPSSLEMRRLALLIRQQREAFAADQQAAAKLLATDKPNDETIELAAWTTFSRVLMNLDEFITRE, encoded by the coding sequence ATGCTGTGGCGGTGTACGGCGGTTTGGTTCCTCTTGGCGGGAATGCTGGCATGTTGTCCATCACCCAGCTGCGCCGAAGAACCGACCACTGATTACCTCCGCGACATAAAACCGCTGCTCAAACGCGCCTGTTATCGCTGTCATGCCGCCGGGAAGCAGACTTCGGGCTTACGTTTGGATACGGCTCGCGCTGCTTTGATCGGCGGCGATTCCGGGGAAGCGGTTGTTCCGGGAGAGAGCGCCGAGAGTTTGCTGTACCTGGTCGTCAGCGGTTCTGAAGACTACGAGCAAATGCCGCCCGAGGGGGAAGGCGAACGCTTGAAGCCGGACGAAGTGGCCCTCATCAAACGTTGGATCGACGGTGGCGCCAAATTCCCCGAACAAGAAACCCCCGATGACAGCGCCGGGTCGGATCACTGGTCGTTCCAAAAACCGCTACGGCCCGAAGTACCGAAGACGAAGAACTCCACATGGATCCGCAATGCAATCGATGCATTCGTGCTCACCCGTTTGGAAGAGAAACAAATCGCTCCCTCGCCCGAAGCGGATCGAATCACGCTGATTCGCCGGCTCACGTTCGACTTACTGGGTTTGCCACCCACGCCTGAAGAAGTGCAACAGTTTCTGGCCGACACCAGTTCCGATGCCTATGAAAAACTGGTCGATCGCTTGCTGGCTTCTCCGCACTACGGGGAACGTTGGGGGCGACATTGGCTGGATGCGGCGCGTTATGCCGACAGCAACGGGTATACCATCGATGGTTCCCGCAACATGTGGCATTACCGCGACTGGGTGATCAATGCCCTCAACGCCGATATGCCGTTTGACCAATTTACCATCCAGCAAATCGCCGGCGACATGCTGCCCAATGCAACCCGCGAGCAAATGATCGCCACCGGATTTCATCGCAATACGTTGATCAACGAAGAAGGAGGTACCGACCAGGAACAGTTCCGCATCGATGCCGTCGCTGATCGGCTGCATACCACTGGGGCGGTTTGGTTGGGTTTGACGTTGGAATGCGCTCGCTGCCACACGCACAAGTACGACCCCATCACCCAGCGGGAATACTATGAGATGTTCGCGTTCTTTGACGCGGACGACGACTACGACCTCAACTTCCCACCCCCGGCCGACAAGGCAGCGGAATTTGAAAAGAAACTCGATAAGTTCAACGGCGAAATTGCTGAGTTGGACAAGAAGATCGCCAAAGCTTACGGCACACCCGCCGAGGAAAACGGCGAGCTAAAAAAATTGATCAACACCCGGACACGCAAAATGCGGTCCAAACCCAAAAGCCCCGCCGGCTGGGCAATGGTGATGAAACAGCGCGAGCAGCCCCGCGTGACGCACGTTCACAAGCGCGGGAATTTCCTGGATCCAGGGGATGAAGTCACCGCGGCCGTGCCCGCTGTGTTGCCGCCGCTGCCAAAGTCCGAAACACACAATCGTCTTGATTTCGCGTATTGGCTGGTCGACGGCAACAATCCGCTCACTGCCCGGGTCACTGTGAACCGGATGTGGCAACGCTATTTTGGCAGCGGTCTCGTGCAAACCGAAAATGACTTCGGCACGCAAGGCGAACGACCGTCGCATCCGCAATTGCTCGATTGGTTGGCGACGGAATTCATCGCCCGCGGTTGGAGCATGAAGGCGATGCACAAATTGATCGTCACATCGGCCACCTATCGACAAGCGTCGGTTTATCGTGAGGAGGTCGCTCAGGTCGATCCTGCCAACCGGCTATTGGCCCGGCAGGCCCGTTTGCGATTAGAAGCGGAAATCATTCGCGATGCGGCGCTGGCCACGAGTGGATTATTGACCCGTACAATCGGCGGCACGGGTGTGTTTCCTCCACAACCCGATGGCGTGTACGCCTTCACGCAAAATGATAAGAAATGGAAAGCCAACACAGGCCCCGAGCGCTATCGCCGTGGCATGTATACTTATTTTTGGCGATCACAGCCGTTCCCCGCGCTGATGACGTTTGACTTCCCCGAATCGAACGTCACCTGCACCCGCCGCGTCCGTTCCAATACACCGCTGCAAGCATTGACGTTGGCCAACGATGTGGCTTTTGTGGAAACCGCACGGGCGCTCGCTCAGCGGATTCTCAAAGAAGCCTCACCAGACGACGAAGAACGGATTCGCTTCGCCTTTCAACTGTGTCTGGCCCGCGAACCGAGTTCGCTGGAAATGCGACGATTGGCCTTACTGATTCGCCAACAACGGGAGGCCTTCGCCGCAGACCAACAAGCCGCTGCTAAATTGCTGGCGACGGATAAACCAAATGACGAGACGATTGAACTTGCTGCCTGGACGACCTTTTCACGCGTGTTGATGAACCTCGATGAATTCATCACGCGGGAGTGA
- a CDS encoding sulfatase family protein translates to MPCTTAIRLRTVFCFCIPLLLLGASPVAAEQPQNIVFILADDLGSGDLGCYNPDSKIATPAIDELAAEGMLFRDAHSPSSVCSPTRYGVLTGRYAWRSRLKSGVLWGYSRSLIRPERTTVASFLKTQDYATACVGKWHLGFQASHLNAPDLPPANKVIAGDDPHAVDYSKPLTPGPTTVGFDYFFGIPASLDMDPYVFVENDRPLEQPTDTVAASKHRRQEGGGFWRGGPVAPSFRHVDVLPELAKRATAWIDKQTAEQPFFLYLPLSAPHTPWLPTDEFRGRSAAGYYGDFVMQVDAVVGAVIRALEQGGHTENTLIIVTSDNGSHWPVGDIKKWGHAANLHYRGQKADIWDGGHRVPFIAAWPGHIAPGTVSDETICLIDLLATVAAINDVLLPNDAGEDSFSILPVLLGEKREHPIRDSTVHHSADGTFAIRSGNWKLIPGNLGSGGFTKPRRVKPKPDGPQGQLYNLEKDPSEQHNVWAEHPEVVERLSAELQRIQDAGRSR, encoded by the coding sequence GTGCCTTGTACAACCGCCATTCGCCTTCGTACTGTCTTTTGTTTTTGCATCCCACTGCTCTTACTCGGTGCCTCACCCGTCGCCGCAGAACAGCCGCAGAATATTGTCTTCATACTCGCCGATGACCTCGGGAGCGGGGATCTGGGGTGTTACAACCCCGACTCCAAAATAGCGACGCCGGCGATTGATGAGTTGGCGGCTGAGGGGATGCTGTTTCGCGATGCGCATTCCCCCTCGTCCGTCTGTTCGCCCACGCGGTACGGTGTGCTCACCGGACGTTATGCGTGGCGGTCGCGATTGAAGTCGGGTGTGTTGTGGGGGTATTCCCGCTCACTAATCCGACCGGAACGGACAACTGTTGCGTCCTTTCTGAAAACCCAAGACTACGCAACCGCGTGTGTGGGAAAATGGCATCTGGGATTTCAAGCTTCCCATCTCAATGCGCCTGATTTGCCGCCGGCGAATAAAGTGATCGCCGGTGACGATCCGCATGCGGTCGATTACTCGAAGCCGCTCACGCCGGGGCCGACGACTGTGGGGTTTGACTATTTCTTTGGCATCCCCGCCTCGCTCGACATGGATCCGTATGTCTTTGTCGAAAACGATCGCCCTTTGGAACAACCGACGGATACCGTGGCTGCGTCGAAACATCGCCGGCAAGAGGGCGGCGGATTTTGGCGGGGCGGGCCGGTCGCACCGTCGTTTCGGCATGTCGATGTGCTCCCCGAACTCGCCAAGCGGGCAACCGCTTGGATTGACAAGCAAACCGCTGAGCAACCGTTTTTCCTCTACTTGCCGCTCAGCGCGCCGCACACGCCCTGGCTCCCGACGGACGAATTCCGTGGTCGCTCCGCTGCCGGGTATTACGGCGACTTTGTGATGCAGGTCGATGCTGTCGTTGGGGCAGTCATCCGCGCACTGGAACAAGGGGGGCATACGGAGAACACCTTGATCATCGTCACCAGCGACAACGGTTCGCATTGGCCGGTGGGTGATATCAAAAAATGGGGCCACGCCGCCAATCTGCATTATCGCGGACAAAAGGCAGACATCTGGGACGGAGGCCACCGCGTCCCGTTTATCGCAGCGTGGCCCGGCCACATCGCACCCGGAACCGTGAGTGACGAAACGATCTGCCTCATCGATCTACTGGCGACCGTCGCTGCCATCAATGACGTCCTGCTGCCCAACGATGCCGGCGAAGATAGTTTTAGTATCCTCCCCGTGTTGCTAGGCGAAAAACGGGAGCACCCCATTCGCGACTCAACGGTGCACCATTCAGCGGACGGAACATTTGCCATCCGCTCAGGCAACTGGAAGCTGATCCCCGGCAACCTAGGCTCCGGCGGTTTCACCAAACCACGCCGCGTGAAACCCAAACCGGACGGCCCGCAAGGGCAGTTGTATAACCTGGAGAAAGACCCGTCGGAGCAACACAACGTTTGGGCGGAGCATCCGGAGGTGGTGGAGCGGTTGAGTGCGGAGCTACAGCGTATCCAGGACGCGGGGCGTAGTCGGTAG